A region of the Flavobacteriaceae bacterium MAR_2010_188 genome:
AGAACGGATTCTGTCTTTTACGTCATATATATTACAAACGGCAATTAGCTCATCTGCGTGGGTTTTTGCCATAAATTCTTGAACTTGTATTTTGACCTTTTCCTTAGTTCCTATAAATGAATATTTCAGCATTTGGTGAATTTGTGGATGTTGCATCACCTCTTTTAAATCGTCCGTCATTTCGGTTGGAGGTTGAACATAATCACGTTTTCCGGTAAAGATTCCGATAATCATTCTTATTAATGACGTTGCCATACGCTCGGCTTCTTCATCGGTATCGGCAATAATTATATTTACTCCTGCCATTACATAAGGTTTTTCCAAATGCTCTGAAGGCTGAAATTCTTCACGGTAAATTTCAATGGCATCCTCTAAATGAGTGGTTGCGAAATGACTCGCAAATGCATAAGGCAATCCTTTACTTGCCGCCAAATGCGCACTATCGGTACTAGAACCTAAAATATAGACTGGAACGTCTACTCCTTCCGCAACAGTTGCACGGACTTTGGAAGTAGAATTTTCTAACGAAAAGTAAGTCTGGATTTTTTCCAATTCATTTGGGAAAGAATGTGCCGCCTGCATAAAGTCCGAGCGGATTGCCTGTGCAGTTTCTCGGTCAGTGCCTGGTGCCCTTCCTAAACCTAAATCTATCCTATTTGGATAGAGAGAAGCTAAGGTTCCAAACTGTTCTGCAACGATTAAAGGCGAATGGTTAGGAAGCATAATTCCGCCAGAACCAATCCGCATGGTGTTGGTGCCTTCTGCAATGTATCCTATTAGGACGGAAGTTGCACTACTACCAATATTAACCGCATTATGGTGTTCTGCCAACCAATAGCGAGTGTAACCAAATTTTTCGCCCTGTCGCGCCAAATCCAAGGCATTGTTAAATGTTTCTTTTAATGTCTTTCCATCGGAAACCAAAACAAGGTCTAGAATGGAATATTTTGTGGGTTGAATTTTCATCTTTGTATTAAATCAGTTTTAAAACAGCGCCCTAAAACTCCAACAAAAGTAGGAGCATAATCATTCATATTTCTTAAGCTGGCAATAGATAAATCCTATTCGATTATCGAAAACTTAAAACAAGTGAAATTTCGGGCTGATTAAACTAAGTCGTAATTAACCACCATTAATTACCTCGATGGTGTTTTTAGATTTTTCAAGAGGAAGAATTATGAAGGACGTTAAAAGGTAGCTTTCCACATACCTTAAAGAGAAAGCCAAGTCCGTTCACTTAAGTCGTTTGCAGGTAGTATATTTGCTGATATTCATATAAACACCGAGCTACCTTGTCTGACACCATAATGCCCATTCCTTTTAAAAAATTACATCCGGATATCAAAGAAAGGCTCGAAACATTTGAAATCAGTACTCCTACTCCATTTCAAAAGAAAAGTATCCCGATTATAAAAAGTGGAACCAATTTCTTTGGAATTGCCCCTGAAGGTAGCGGAAAAACCACCACCATGATTCTTACCACAATGCAGAAATTAAAATGTGAGGCGGTAGGCAATGCTCCAAGAGCTGTGGTTCTGGTGGAAAATAAGGAGATAGCATTAGAAATGTACGATGCATTTATAAAGTACACCAAGTATACTCCGCTACGGGTTTATGTGGGTTACGAACAATTACATATCGATGTACAGAAATCAGAAATATTTATGGGGGTAGATATCCTTATTTCTACACCGGGCACCATGAATAAATTATTCTTGACTAATGGAGTGAGTATGGCGGACTTAAAAATTTTTAGTGTTGATGACACATTAATTTTAAATCAATCATCAAACTATAACGCAATGATGTCAATTACTCAAAGCATTCAAAAATGCCAGTATGTTCTTTATTCTGAAACTAATCATCCGGTTTTAGAACGCTTTATACCGCACTTTATGGAATACGCCAAAACAGTTTCACTTTAAAAATCAAAATATTTTAGAAACAACTCATAAAATACTATGATACCTAAACTCCATTATATCTCTCAAGGCAAATCTAAAGCAGAGCAGCTAGAGAATATTCAAAAAGCTTGTTCGGCTGGCGCAGAAATGTTGAGATTAAGTTTTTATGATTTTCCTAAATTAAAGTCGAGTAAGTCGGCGAAGATGTTTCTAGAATTGGCCACAGAAGCAAGAGAAATTACGTCCCATTTTCAAACTAGATTGATTATTACGTCTCATTATAAAATAGCCAAAGAGGTTAAGGCAGATGGCGTTCATTTAAACCAAAAAGATGATTCACCAACTGTAGTTAGAAAAAACCTTTATACTTGGCAAATGATCGGTGCAACTGCTAATACTTTGGAAGAATGTGAAAATTTAATCAGCAAAGAAGTAGATTATATTTATTTGGGACCTTTTAGAAAGAGCGAAGTTGAAGAAAATACTGGGGTTATTCTGGGTTTAAATGGTTTTACAGCTATTACAGAAATTTTGAATACTGAGATACCAATCATTGGATTCGGAGGGATTACCACAGAAGATGTGACCGACATTTTAGGGAGTGGAATTTCTGGTATTGCGGTTTCTGATCAAATTACCCAGGATTTTAATTCCATCAAAACATTTAACCAGTTACTAAATGATTCTTCCACGGCAGAACAACGCCATTCTTTTAAATAATTTGAAGCGATCTCATTATATTCAACCTATAAATTAAAATCATGAAATTAAACTTATTGTCTTGTGATGCACAACGTCCAGATAAACGGGCGATTGCTAAGTGTATTGCGGAGATTTCAACGGTTGGCGATTCATTGGCGCAAGAGTTTACCGAAATTTTACTTGAAGGTGATCCGGTGGAACTGGATGTGAGCGATAAAAATTCTGCTACGGCCTTACGGGCTTTGAGAAAGTTAGATATTGATTATGAAATTTTGGAATAATTAAATCTTTAGGTATAGGTTTAGAAATCCCTGCGGATAGGCAGACTCCACCTGACTATGTTAATCACAAAAATAAGGTTTCAACAAGCTGTTCTTGCATTTTAACATTCGAGAACTTCTTCAAACTAAATTAAGACACTTTTTCAAAATCATTTAAAAGCAAAAAGCCCATCAATAATTTGATGGGCTTTTTTTAAAAACTTGAAGTATATGTTAGATAACTGTTACGTTTACTGCATTTAATCCTTTGTTTCCTTCTTTCAGTTCAAATTCAACTTCATCACCTTCGCGAATTTCATCTATTAAACCTGAAACGTGTACAAAATGGTCTCTTTCAACTCCTTTTTCTGTGATAAATCCAAAACCTTTGGTGTCGTTGAAAAATTTTACTGTTCCTTTACTCATAATATTATATTTAATTTTAATAATTACTTTATAGTAGTCAATTATAGTGCCAATAAGTTGTGGCTGACATTTAGCGTGTCATTTAAATCAATCGAACTTAATTTTAGAGGTCAATTTTAGCATATTGTCGCTCATAGAAACCAGCCAATTTAAGTGCTCCCAGATTAAATGAGCTTCCTGAAGATTCCTCTGGGATTCAGATGAAAGCACCTTATTTATATCTTGATTTTCTGTTAAGTCTGAAGTTATATTTTCTTCAAACAAAACGGGCTCATCATTTATTACAAATTTCTTCTTTATTTCCCTGCCATCAAGAGAATCTAGCACCTTGCCCAGATTTATGTTGATTCGCTGTACCACCCGATTAAATTTCTCGGAAGCTTCAGTGGTTCCATGATTTTGCACGTAGGTACTCATGGACGCCAAGGAAGACAAAAAGGTATGGTTTAAGGTTACCATTTCATAAATGGCATCAAGGTTTTTCTGTTTAGATTTTGGCTCTTGCACCATTCTCTGAAAGGCCGAACTCAAGTTAGATGTTTCTAGAAATGCCTGCTTCCGCGAGACTTTATAGACGGTCGGTACTTTCCCTTTATCCTTGTAATATTCGGTGATTTGAAAAAGAAAATCCTTATTTGCCTCAATACTACTTCTTATGCTATCCTTAATTTCATAAAATCCCCAGGCTGGCCATAACCAAAGCGTTGCCAAAAATGCTAATAATGCCCCAATGAGGGTATCCAAAACCCGGTACTGTATCACCGTCAATACGTCTGGTCTTATGATGGCATAAATAAAAATGACACTCAATGTTATAAAGGTTGCGGAGGTCTTGTAATTCTTTTGAACCATGGAGAAAGCGATGACCAGCGAGATTACTCCCAAGGTACCGAAGAGATAGGGGTTTTGAACTACCGATACGATGACGAAGGCAATTGCTCCACCAATTAAAGTTCCAATGGTTCTATCCTTAGAACGAGTTTTTGTAAGACCGTAACTTGGTCTAAGGATAACAATAATGGTAAGCAATATCCAATAAGGATTTTGAAAATCGAAAATGGTTCCCACCGCGTAGCCAATCATGACCGTCACCGCTAAACGCAGCGAATGCTTAAAGATGTTCGATTTTAAGCTTAAATTACGAATCAGTATCTTCGGGTCATAATCCTGTGGTACCACAAATCTTTTAGAAGTTTCCCAATCTAGATAATTTAGGTCGCTAGCATCAGAATCTCCCAACAAACGCTTGATTGTTTTCAATTTTTCAAATTGCTTCTCAACATATTCATAGAAATTTTGAAGCATTAAAAAGCCCTCTACGTTTTCGGTTTTTGGATTTTCTTTAACCGCAGTAATCTCTAAGCTGAGATTTTCGAAACATAAGCTGAGTTTGGTGTTTTTTGGAAATTTCTTTTTGTCTCTTCCTGCTTCTGCTAGCATTTTTAGTTGATCGGACATTTCAAAAATTAAATTTTGAAAGCTTTTCATAAACTCAGGATATGCCTTGAACAAAGCCTGCATTTTAGTAAAATTCACCGGGTTGGCGATTGCTGTTTCAAGCATTTCTACCAATTGAACAAAAACCAGCAAGCGTTTGCTATGATAAACAGACTTACCGGAACTCTTCCGCGACAGAATTAATATATCTCGTAAAGTTTCATGATTTTCTATAAGTTGGTCCTGTAACTTGTGCCATTGAGACTGTAATTTTTCAAGATTATCTTCAGAACCAATCATGTTACCGCGTGTCTGTAACAATTTTCCGGTTAAGACATATGTTTCTGATAAAAGTTCTTCGGTCTGTCCTTTGGGATTTATTTTGTGCCAGATGAAGGTCAGCAGCAAATACCAAAGCCCTCCTAGCCCAATCAACAACGCATATTGATATACTTCTAATCCTTTTGGATCGTGGGCAAAGCTTAGCACTAGAGCAAGCAATCCAGAAAAGCTTATCAACGACGCCCTAAAACCATATACCGAAATATAGGCAATGGCAAAAGTGAGTACTCCCAATATAGGGATTAGAATTTCGGTATCTACTTTTAGATAGCCACCGATAAAGCTTACCAACATTACCAATGCAGCAGAGAAAAGTATACCAATCACCTTATGTCTAAAGTTTCCACTTACATCGGAAGGCGAACTCCAAAATGCTCCGAAACAAAGTGCTAAGCCTATTTCTAAATGTCCTAATTGTAAACCTAGTAAAATAGGTAGCGTAACCGCAATCCCAATGAGAATCGCCTTAGAGAAATCGGTGCTCTTTAAGAATTGTAGAAATTCTTTAAATTTTGCGGAAAGCGGTTGGGTAAACGAGCTCAATACGTTTTATTTGGTTGCAAAGATAGGACTTATGGAGAAGGTGCAAGTTTTCTAGGTTCAATTATAATATTGGATAACCCCGAATATTCTAAGCTTCCCAAACTTCTGCATCTTATTATTATGAACTTTACTTTTGTTCAAAAGTTACTCCTATGAATAAATCTTTCAATAACTAAAATGTAACTTGCTATTACTTACTATTGATATAATTACATGGATTCAAATTATAAAAGTATCATTGAAAATGCTTATCTACTCGTCAACTCGCTTGCCGACAAGGGTAAGATAGCGACATATATTCCAGAACTTGCTACCGTTAACCCCTCTAAGTTCGGAGCACATATTAGTCCACTCAATAGCCCTGATTTTGGGATAGGTAATTATTCGGAGAAATTTTCCATACAAAGTATCGCAAAGGTATTATCGCTGACTTTGGCTTATGAAATCCTAGATGAAAAAATATGGACAAGAGTTGATGTTGAACCTGCTGGGACCAAGTTCGATTCATTGATTTTTTTAGAAACCAATATGGGGATTCCCAGAAACCCTTTTATAAATTCAGGTGCTCTTGTAATTTGTGACATTCTTAAAACTCATTTGGATAATGCTCACGAGGAATTTTTGGCATATGTAAGGGATATAAGCGATTTGCCCAATCTTACTTATTCCGACAAGATAGCGGATTCTGAAAAAGCCCACGGATATAGAAATACAGCCCTCTGTAATTATATAAAATCATTTGGAAATATTAAAAACGAACCGGAAGAAGTACTGGACTTTTATTTTGATATGTGCTCCTTAGAAATGAATTGCCAACAATTGTCTCATACCTTTACCTTTTTGGCAAATGCCGGCCGAAAAGTTTCTGATGGGAATAAGATAATCTCAAAAAGTCAATGTAAAAGGATCAATGCGCTTATGCTCACTTGTGGATTCTATGATGAATCTGGGGAGTTTGCATTTAAAGTGGGTCTGCCGGGTAAAAGCGGGGTAGGTGGCGGAATCGTTGCATTATATCCTGGCAATTATGCCATTGCTGTCTGGAGCCCGCGGCTAAATCCAAATGGAAATTCTTTTAAGGGCATGAAATTTTTAGAGGAAGTAACGACCCATTCCGAGCTGAGTATATTTTAAAGGTCTCTATTTTAGTAATACTGCCCTATAATTACTGATCAGAGACGCCCTTAAACCGTACCTCGTAATATATTTGACGGAAAAAATGAGAACACCTAAAATTGAAACCACAATTTCTATTTCCATTATAAAATAGTCTCGTATATAACTTACCAACATTACAAGGGCCGCTGAAAAAAGAATGCCGATTGCTTTATGTCTAAAAATTTCCATTCACATTATAAGGCAATCTCTAGAATGCTCCGATGTATTGAGCCAATCATATTTCTAACTGTCCGGTATGTATGCCTTAAAATAATGGGAATGTCAACCGCAATCCTAATAAGAATCGCCTTGGAGAAATCCTTGCAATTTAAAAATAACAGTAGTTCATTTGATTTTTCATAAACATTCTTGTGATTGAGGTCAAAACTAAAAAGTTTGACTGCAAAGATAAAGCATATGGTCTACGTAGTTTTGTGATTTTAGGGTATTCTTTTACTTTTCCTTATCCTTTCGCTTCTGACGCTTATATAACAGATATAATCCCAACATAATGATAGGACCTATAACAATCACATAAAGATCAAATCCATTATTTAAGTCTAGTTTACCACTGTCCCCAGGTTTTGGGGCATCGGTAGATATTTGGATGTAGATGAGGTTTAAAAGTTGAAGCATATAATTAAAGATAGCTTATTTCTAGAATTTCTAGTATTCTAGTTTCATTACCGAGTACAAAGTTAATTTTTTCTCCAATCTTTTTGCCGATAATCGCGGTTGCAATTGGTGCCACAAAAGCAATTTTTCCAAGTTTTATATCGGCTTCATCTACTCCCACAATTTGAAACTTCTGAATATTGTTGTTTATTTTAAGTTTAACCGTAGCCGCAAATCTTATTTCATCTTGTGGTTGTTCTTCAGGTTTAAGGATTCTGGCTGAAGAAATCCGTTCATTTAAAAGATTCATCTTACCATCGATTACGGCCAAATCTCGTCGTCTTTGTTGTTCATCGTTGGTTGCGAGATTAGATTTTTCTTTTTCTAATCCATTTCTTTCTTTCAACAACATTTCTAATCCTTTAGGGGTAACATAATTGGTTGCATTATCTGGCAATGCGGCCCTCGGCGGAATAATTGGAGTTTCTTCCTGATCATCTTCTTTTACGAAACCTCGGCTCATCCGTTATTTATTTTGAATTGAAGTCTTTAATATCTTGAGTTAACAAGATAGTGAGTCAGTACTGAGTCGGATAACCATGAAAAATCTTTCTCTTGCTCTATTCCTAAAATCTGAAGAAAATTAGGAAAATAAGGGATTGTTAAGTTCATTATCAATGCAAAGAGGATATTTTGCTACGATAGCACCAATCATTGTCGATATCCAAAATGTAATGCCTAAATAGAAACTTGAATATTTATCTTAGCAGTCTAAAAAAATTTCTAAGTTATAATTGGAACAGATAAAAGCCTATTTAGACCAGATTGCTAAGATTTCAGAAGCAGATTGGGACTATTTTACTTCAAAATTAGAAAGGAGAATTTTTCCTAAGAAGTCTATAATCTTAAATCTTAACGAAACAGAGAGGCATATTTCATTTATAGAATCTGGAGTAGTGCGACTTTATTTTCCAAAAGAAAATCCGGAAAAGGAAATCACCTTTGGTTTTAGTTTTAAAAATCAATTTGTAAGCGCCTACGATTCATTCTTGACCCAGCAAGCATCGGCCTACCAACTACAAGCGCTTACTGAGACCACAATGCTCAGCATTAACTACGATGACTTACAGGAAGTTTATAAAAATACCCAGATCGGTAATCTAATTGGCAGATTAACGGCAGAACGTCTGTTTTTGCTGAAATCTAAACGCGAACAATATCTCTTAAATCTCTCTGCAGAAGAGCGTTATCTAAAATTGTTTAAAGAGCGACCAGAGCTCATTAGGATAATTCCACTTAAATATATCAGTTCTTACATCGGCGTCACCGCTCAAGCATTAAGCCGAATAAGAAAACGGATTACTTCATTTAGTTGATTTAGGTTCATTGTTTAGAGGGTTACTATAAAGTA
Encoded here:
- a CDS encoding Uncharacterized membrane protein YccC; translated protein: MSSFTQPLSAKFKEFLQFLKSTDFSKAILIGIAVTLPILLGLQLGHLEIGLALCFGAFWSSPSDVSGNFRHKVIGILFSAALVMLVSFIGGYLKVDTEILIPILGVLTFAIAYISVYGFRASLISFSGLLALVLSFAHDPKGLEVYQYALLIGLGGLWYLLLTFIWHKINPKGQTEELLSETYVLTGKLLQTRGNMIGSEDNLEKLQSQWHKLQDQLIENHETLRDILILSRKSSGKSVYHSKRLLVFVQLVEMLETAIANPVNFTKMQALFKAYPEFMKSFQNLIFEMSDQLKMLAEAGRDKKKFPKNTKLSLCFENLSLEITAVKENPKTENVEGFLMLQNFYEYVEKQFEKLKTIKRLLGDSDASDLNYLDWETSKRFVVPQDYDPKILIRNLSLKSNIFKHSLRLAVTVMIGYAVGTIFDFQNPYWILLTIIVILRPSYGLTKTRSKDRTIGTLIGGAIAFVIVSVVQNPYLFGTLGVISLVIAFSMVQKNYKTSATFITLSVIFIYAIIRPDVLTVIQYRVLDTLIGALLAFLATLWLWPAWGFYEIKDSIRSSIEANKDFLFQITEYYKDKGKVPTVYKVSRKQAFLETSNLSSAFQRMVQEPKSKQKNLDAIYEMVTLNHTFLSSLASMSTYVQNHGTTEASEKFNRVVQRININLGKVLDSLDGREIKKKFVINDEPVLFEENITSDLTENQDINKVLSSESQRNLQEAHLIWEHLNWLVSMSDNMLKLTSKIKFD
- a CDS encoding luciferase family oxidoreductase, group 1 → MKIQPTKYSILDLVLVSDGKTLKETFNNALDLARQGEKFGYTRYWLAEHHNAVNIGSSATSVLIGYIAEGTNTMRIGSGGIMLPNHSPLIVAEQFGTLASLYPNRIDLGLGRAPGTDRETAQAIRSDFMQAAHSFPNELEKIQTYFSLENSTSKVRATVAEGVDVPVYILGSSTDSAHLAASKGLPYAFASHFATTHLEDAIEIYREEFQPSEHLEKPYVMAGVNIIIADTDEEAERMATSLIRMIIGIFTGKRDYVQPPTEMTDDLKEVMQHPQIHQMLKYSFIGTKEKVKIQVQEFMAKTHADELIAVCNIYDVKDRIRSYEMFSEIMKEI
- a CDS encoding cAMP-binding domain of CRP or a regulatory subunit of cAMP-dependent protein kinases; translation: MEQIKAYLDQIAKISEADWDYFTSKLERRIFPKKSIILNLNETERHISFIESGVVRLYFPKENPEKEITFGFSFKNQFVSAYDSFLTQQASAYQLQALTETTMLSINYDDLQEVYKNTQIGNLIGRLTAERLFLLKSKREQYLLNLSAEERYLKLFKERPELIRIIPLKYISSYIGVTAQALSRIRKRITSFS
- a CDS encoding thiamine-phosphate pyrophosphorylase; translation: MIPKLHYISQGKSKAEQLENIQKACSAGAEMLRLSFYDFPKLKSSKSAKMFLELATEAREITSHFQTRLIITSHYKIAKEVKADGVHLNQKDDSPTVVRKNLYTWQMIGATANTLEECENLISKEVDYIYLGPFRKSEVEENTGVILGLNGFTAITEILNTEIPIIGFGGITTEDVTDILGSGISGIAVSDQITQDFNSIKTFNQLLNDSSTAEQRHSFK
- a CDS encoding L-glutaminase — encoded protein: MDSNYKSIIENAYLLVNSLADKGKIATYIPELATVNPSKFGAHISPLNSPDFGIGNYSEKFSIQSIAKVLSLTLAYEILDEKIWTRVDVEPAGTKFDSLIFLETNMGIPRNPFINSGALVICDILKTHLDNAHEEFLAYVRDISDLPNLTYSDKIADSEKAHGYRNTALCNYIKSFGNIKNEPEEVLDFYFDMCSLEMNCQQLSHTFTFLANAGRKVSDGNKIISKSQCKRINALMLTCGFYDESGEFAFKVGLPGKSGVGGGIVALYPGNYAIAVWSPRLNPNGNSFKGMKFLEEVTTHSELSIF
- a CDS encoding DEAD/DEAH box helicase; this translates as MSDTIMPIPFKKLHPDIKERLETFEISTPTPFQKKSIPIIKSGTNFFGIAPEGSGKTTTMILTTMQKLKCEAVGNAPRAVVLVENKEIALEMYDAFIKYTKYTPLRVYVGYEQLHIDVQKSEIFMGVDILISTPGTMNKLFLTNGVSMADLKIFSVDDTLILNQSSNYNAMMSITQSIQKCQYVLYSETNHPVLERFIPHFMEYAKTVSL
- a CDS encoding transcription elongation factor GreB is translated as MSRGFVKEDDQEETPIIPPRAALPDNATNYVTPKGLEMLLKERNGLEKEKSNLATNDEQQRRRDLAVIDGKMNLLNERISSARILKPEEQPQDEIRFAATVKLKINNNIQKFQIVGVDEADIKLGKIAFVAPIATAIIGKKIGEKINFVLGNETRILEILEISYL
- a CDS encoding cold-shock DNA-binding protein family — translated: MSKGTVKFFNDTKGFGFITEKGVERDHFVHVSGLIDEIREGDEVEFELKEGNKGLNAVNVTVI